The DNA sequence TACCAAATAGTTAGACAAGAACGAATAGTATATTCCACTAATACCTTTACCTCTGTAGCAGACGGCAGCTTCTTGCCAGACGAAGCCTGTCAAACCCTTCGCCACCCGCAACGTCCACTAAGCACACAACACCTTCTCAACGAGTTGAAGACGTTCTTTTTTGGAGAGAGAAAGAAACTGTTTGTCTTCTGGTAGGGTTTTCAGTAATTACAGGTGTGGCTTCTGGGTGTTATAGGAATAACATTATGTGAAATAGGCTCAGGGAAGGGGAGGATGTCGTTTGGAGTGTGAGGAATCGATCTGTCCTTCAAATTTTAGTTTCCCATCCAGCTCAACAACCTAAACGGACAGCTCACACTCCCCCCAGCCACATCAGCCTTCTCCGGTGCCGTTTTCCAACCTAAATCAACGAAGGGGTTTAATTGTCCCAGATTTTACAAGGTGAGGGggttaaaagtattttcaaatcttAACGGACGAAAATGTCCAACTTTAAAAAGGTTAGGGACCGATATGTCttttactctaaatttttttatttaatacattcaaaataaatgtattaaaaatttaaattatttatatttttataaagaaaaattcatttataattttatcatatatttttagaatataaaataaataaatttatattttattaagaatttaaatcttttaaattttaaattttattttaaaaatgtttatACTTTAGTCCAAATGGGAGTGTTCATGGATCAGATCGTATCCGCAAATTCGCgataaatatccaaaaaattgcGGAtgcgatccgatccgcatattgATCGGATCGGATAGAACTTGATCCGCACTCTTTACGAATCGAatcgcggatatctgctctacatctGCCTATCTGATCTGCGGATCCGCAGATccgcaaaataataataaaaaataagtaaatatatatatgtttgatattatatttacttgtttgtatgttttagttagtaattattatttatatattgtattattttatttttgttatttagaaaaagtttgattaaaaatattttagaaataaataaatttaaaagtgtgaaagaaatatttttattgaatttttacataaaaatatgattaaaaagagaatgttcaattatgcggatatatccgatatccgatccgatgaaaattgtgcggatcggatcaaattttcggccatatccgattcgatccgatccgcggacacccctaAGTCTAAAACACAAAAGTCAAGCCTAATAAGGATGAAACGGGTAGTTTATGCTTATTTAAGTAAGTAATTGTCTCCTCAAATTTCTTCAATTATCTCTATTTTTCGTGAAAGATATATCCTAACAAACTTCCAAGATAAAAAGAATGGTTATTCATCAATAACACCCCTGAGGTATATTTACGTTCTAATTTACTAAAAATCTGTCTAAAGTCCATGCTAATTTAAGCATCGAAGTcttttgtaggtaccaccaccttCTCACGAAGAACTTGGACTTCAAGTAATTCTCAAAACAgaagtaaaatataattttttatcatttattttattggtgaaatattaaaaaatataaaaaaattcaaaaataaaaattataccttaaataaaaatttaaaatttgaagtttAAATGATCCAATTTCTTTTagaggagtgctacacatacaagtcatttggTTTACAAATCATACAAGTTGGGAAAAACTTAACAAAAAACACGCTGACCCATATACGATTTCCATGGCGTGCTTCgtgttcctccttctcctcctctcttccttcttcttctccttcttcttctcctactattcttcttcttcctccaagaAAACgagtttttttttatcaaatttgtttgatctccttcgtgcgttctctctttgccttttcattcaTTGTTTTATCTGCGTTTATCACTGGTATTCTTGTTTCGTTTTTttagattttcatggtttctgaaatcaaaactttgaaattgttttgaagataatAGAACTTCAGAAATATATCCaaacaattacagaaatacacccaaccgattacagaaatacacccaaaggattacaaaaatacacccaaaggatttaaaaaatacaccaaaaattcgttgaagtacaccttatgcataattcataactctttctctttctcctcctcatgttctgttgctttttcttcttcattttcttatttcatattctcataattttttttggaagaaaaaaatcaaataaagaagaaaaaatacataatgttataaaatcaaaagaagaacgaaaagaaacacgacgatgaagataaaacactttaaaatcgaagaagaaaaagaggcacgaaaaaaaataaaaagaaaaagaaaaaatatgaaaaaaataaataacttgtatGGTTTGTATGCTAAAAATTCCTCTTTCTTTTATTAGAGGTAATTAATTTGGAAAGAGCCGTCATGAGTGATGAGGCGTGTGCGTGTGAAAGTGAAAGTGGTTGTTAGCGTTAGCGGTAAAATAGTAACAAAGAGAGGACAAGATGAAATGAATGAATGTTTATGGAAAGTTGGAAACTATAGTAGATGTGTTGTGTACCATCCATTCTCAATATCACTCAGATTCTCCACTAACTCACTCACTCACACACACCCCCACGCTACCAATTTtatttcctcctcttcttcttcttctttgtgatTTGTTAACTCACACTCCCACTCCcactctctcatctctctctatatatacacTCCTATATTTCCTATCCTttcttattcttctcttcttcactcttcGGGAATCACCATCCACAGTAAGTCcccttttttctctccttttaatcTTGTCTTCTATTCTCTCATGGCATTTTGTTGTCTTGCCTCCATTTCGGTATGATTGTTTTGAGTATTACTAGGACTGACTGCGTTTCTTAGGTTTTAGTTTTCTGAGATTGGTAGCAAGCAAAGGGCACTTTTTTAGCTAAATAAATTCCCAGAGATTGTTTAGAAATGCTAGAATTCTCAAATAGAGATTGTTTAGCTTTCAGCTACTGTTTTATTTGGTTGTTTTGCTGATAGGTTTACAAAGGGAGTGCCTTTAATGGCCAATCTCACGCATTGCAGTGCTGATCCCTACCCTTACAACtggaatttttatttatttatgtttggtTACATGGGACAGTAGGGACACCATGCAGACCTAGGAACAGGGTCCAACCACGGATACCGGCAAGGGCTTAATTGGGGTGGACATGATCTGAGGATGCAAATTCGAAACTTATAGAAGCAATCAAGTAACTGTTAGCTTGTGCAGAGAATGTATCTCTTGGATTAGTCTCATGAATTGTAAAAATAGACCCAACTTATAAGATACCTAGTGGTTTCAAAATAGGGTGAAATTCATGACACCAAGGACATCTTGTTccatgtatattttatattctatagtTTCTTTATAAACCTTGTTATGTACACTGAAAATTGTTTTGATATGGTTTCAATGTATTTCTAGCTATGTGTTGACCAATTATACTGATAGTGCTGATAATTGATCTCTGTTAAAACAGACAAGAAACATGCTTAGTCCTGaaggagaaataaaaataagttttggCTATCAGTGCAACAATATTGAAAGAGGTGGCATCCCTTGTGAGGTGGCCAATCGCCACAATATCCTTCCTGAAGTCCGTAGGACAAGCAGTTTCTCGTGCTTGTCAGGAGCGGCCTTAAGCGCAAACGCTACACTCGCCAACACAAACCTCTGCAATGGTAAGATAGGAGGTGAAATTCTTCCAAGTTGGGACTCTCCTAATTCATTTCGCAAGGTGCCCTCTTcaccaagtctttcaaagctgGAAAGGCTATCATCTTCTCTGCCAAGTAGTTTATCTTACCTAAGTTGTAGTCCTTCCACCTCAAGTGATATACTAGAATATGACTCCTGCACATTCAAGTCCATGAGCGATCCTACCAGAACTGAAGGTTTTCTTAATGCTACCGAACTACAAGTGGCAGGAGGAGCTGCTGGTGAAGATAGAGTTCAAGCGGTATGTTCTGAAGAGAATGGATGGCTCTTTTGTGCAATTTATGATGGCTTTAATGGTAGAGATGCAGCTGACTTTCTGGCTGGTACACTCTATGATACCATCATATCTCACTTGAACAAGTTATTTTGGGAATTTGAGCCAGTTTCCATGGTAGAATCTGAAAATTTGATAAGTTTGGGTGGATCCCCTCAATATAACTTAGAGCAGAACCACAGCCTTATTTGTGAAGCAGACCGATCCCTTTCACACAGGGTACTTGATAGCCTCCAATGTGCTCTTACTCAAGCTGAGAATGATTTCTTGTACATGGTTGAGCAGGAAATGGAGGATCGTCCAGATTTAGTTTCAATTGGATCTTGTGTTTTAGTTGTGCTTCTTCATGGTAATGATTTGTATACACTTAATCTAGGTGACAGCAGAGCAGTATTGGCAACATGCAGTCGTGGCGATGGAATGCTCAAGGCTATCCAGCTTACTGATAGCCATACCGTCGACAATGAAGCCGAAAGAGCTACACTTGTAGCCAATCATCTTGATGATCCCAAGGTTGTTGTAGCAGGAAAGGTGAAAGGGAAGCTCAAGGTTACTCGCGCCTTTGGAGTCGGCTACTTGAAAAAAGTTGGTATTCCTGGCTTTTGCGTTGTGTTTGAATGGATGCAAGGGTGGAtttgattttctaattatttcatTTTGATTGCAGAGAAATCTCAATGATGCTTTGATGGGAATCCTTCGAGTGCGTGATCTAACAAGCCCTCCGTATATTTCCACTCAACCATCACTGAATGTCCATAAAATCTCGAATTCTGATCAATTTGTTGTGGTAGGGAGTGATGGTTTATTCGACTTCTTCAGCAACGTTGAGGCAGTAAAGCTTGTTGAGTCTTATATCTTGAGCAACCCTTTGGGCGATCCGGCAAAGTTTCTCATAGAAGAGCTTGTAGCTAGAGCAGCTCATTCTGCAGGTCAATTTTTCTCCATCTTTTACTAAATTAACACTTACAGACTTTTTGCATATCTGTTTAGCTGATCAATATTGATGCAGGTTTGACCATGGAAGAGTTGATGAATATTCCTGCTGGAAGAAGAAGGAAGTACCATGATGATGTGACTGTAATGGTGATCATGCTTGGGATGAATCAGAGGACTTCCAAGGCATCAACTTGCATCTAAGACTGCCCAAATCAAAACTTGGCTTCTGAGTAGCTTTTTTTCATGGACATTCTTGGTCCATTACAGCATTATATAGGTTGAAGTTGTGATTTGAAATTGAAAGTGTATATATGTCATTTTAGAATAGTAGAATCAATTATTAGTTGACCCTTTGAAATGTGAAAAATTTGATAGTCTTACCGCTTTGTTTGAATGCGTTTGTTTTTGCCTTGGACTTCAGTGTTCATTTACATGCATGTGTTCTCAATTTCCCTTCCTATAAATTCATATAAAATACTAAGTTATATTTCAGATTATAGCATGTCTTATCTTCCAGTAGCACACAATTTTCAGGAAAAATAGcatcattatatattattatttgtaagaTCATGTTAACATTAATATCATGATACTAACAAAAAGGCCATTGGGAATAAATGTTGataaatagaaatatagaatacAACTTTTAATAGAAGTTTACTCCAGTGAGtcataaattgaaattgaatactgTAGTATCAGTGTCCTATCAAGCTGTATTATCTGTGTTTCAATTCACTCACTTCACTTGAATGCATGACTGCTTGATTCACATAATAGCATCACCACTTTTTATCTTCTCGGGCTTCAAGCTTGTGATAATGGACTACACTTGTCACATGCAACTCTCCCTTTAACACTTTTTGCACTTTATTTCATTGATGCTCACAATTATTCTTAGGTCCACAACCTCAATCACTCACATGGCTCTCTTCAACGTGCACAACCATTGCAGGGGGCATTCATTGCATCCTCACTCCTCAATCCCTCATCATGGAaccattatttctttcttctctatttGAATCGCTGAAAAAGTTAATTTACTAACAATACATTACAAACTTTGCATGTGAGTTGAAACTTGAAAGCTAAAACTTAAAAGTAAGTAGAAAAACATATATAGAACTCCATGTATGGTATGCTCACAGCATatacttatatattttaattaaattaatatgttTTAAACTATAACTATTAAGCATCCACACAGTACAGACTTGTGATGCTGATGGCTTTGAGAATATGCATGCGATGCCGAAATGGATGGCCTTAAAATGAGACTTGGCTACTAGAAActgatcttcttctcttctctattCTTTGTAGTGATGGATGGATGTTATAATCATTACTTTAATAGCTTCACTCAGATTGCAACTAGAAACACTGATTCCCTTGGCTgccttttcttttatatttattcaagCAGAAAGTTGATGAGATGAGAAACAATAATAATACATGTTTTCAAAGATATGTTTTTGACCCAAATACACAAATTGCAGAATGTCAACCAAGCATAAGTCTTTTTAATTTGGTATGAGATGCCAATACCAATACCAAATTTAGTTGTCAAGTAGATAATTCATCAGTTGCAAATAGAAGGATGTTTATGCTATGTTTacatttctaaaatttaaaaaaaaaaatagagtctTAATATTGGAAAAAGGAAACATTTGCCTGAGGAGCAAATGTAGTCTAAACACAGGTCAAGCTTCATGTAACTTGACTCATTTCATTGCTGAAACTGTATTTTCCTTTACAACATGGAGGATGGTATCTCTCTTAAGAATATTTCTTTGCTTTGCTTTACCCTGTTGCAAATGACAAAGACTTCAATCTTTGTCTCAGCCCAACCCCAATGCAGCCAAAGTTTGAGATGGATAAGGCCAAAATaggatgattatatatatatatatacacatgccCTCCATTTTCCATCCAAAACAAAACATTAAAGGTTCCATAttagaacatcatttatacacgTTGGTCCAAAATCAAATCAAAGGAAGCTAAAAAGCTATGAGCTCTAATACAGAATAAACCATATATGATATCACCATACCAAAACTAAACTAGACTAAACTATGTAAGACTATAACAAAACAGAAGGTGCAATCAAGTTCACATAAGAGAACAGGCATTAGCATTGTCATCACTGAAGATCTCAAAAGGAACCAACGGTGGAGATTGAAAGTGGTAAGGGTCATGGTCAAGACCTGCAGAGATGTAGGGCAATGGTGAAACATAGTAAGAAGGACCACCACCCATTTTGCCATGCATGGCCATGGGACAAAATCTGTTATATGTTGCTAGGTACACCAAAGGTCCTGCTCCTGGGTAGTAGTAAGATTCTGATTCTGGATACGCATATGCCCATTCTTGCTGACGTGTAGGGCTCAGATTCATCTGCCCCACTCCCTCTCCTGATCCACTGTGTGCACCTGCACCGCTTGATGATGCTGAACTCGACCCATTCTTTTCAATTCCACTACTCtgaaccttctttttcttcttcttattcttcttcactGAATCCccttcaccttcaccttcaccttcaccaccaccaccaccacccttaCCCTTCTGCTCTTGCTCCGGTGGTGAGGCACCACCTCCCGAAGACTTCTCCGGCGACTTTTTGCCGCCGGTTTTGGACTCgctggtcttcttcttgttgttgcttGAGTTGTCTGCATTTTCAATTCCCCTGTTTTTGGCAGAGACAGAGTTTGCTTCAGCATTTGCAGGGGAACGGTGGTGGTTCTCCACGCTTTCTGCATCTCTTTGTTGTTCGTTCCTCTTCTTCGGTTTCCCGTCCTTTCCGGCGCCATTTTCCGGCCAAATCTCAGCGTGCTTCCCAGCTTTGATCAGTTTCCTTATGAGAGTCTCAACACCAACACTTCCCGTCACTGTAACCTTCTGCTGCTGGGGATCAATTGTTGTAGTGAAAACAcctgcaaaagaaaacaaaaataaaaacgttGGGAAATACCCAAAATTCTGTGTCATTAACAAGAAACCAAAAACGTGCACAAGTTctgtaaaaaaaaagattttttttttctaaaaatgaaAGAACTAACTTTGAGTTGACTTGGTGAAAATGTGAAATCTTAGCAATGTTATTGTTATACAGTTCATGCATGTGTGGAAAACAAGAACTAGACCCTATAGAAAAACAGGGAACAGTAGAAAGTGTTGAAATTTCAAGTCAAAATACTGTTCATATATGCAGAGCAaccaaaaaaaatgttttttaatttatgtttaagcTTGGTAAATACTGAATAGTACCATCAATGTTGCGTAGAACTTTCTTTACTTTCCTTCTGCAACCTTCACAGTGTATGGAAACCTTCAAGAACCATGTCTGAGAAACAGAGAGGAGACGAGCTTAAGTGCTTAAGAAAGCAAATAGCAAAAAGCTGAAAGTTATCATCATAGTGTAACTAAGTTAGTTACCTGATACTTCAATGGTTCTGAGGCAGCACGAGGAGTCTTTGCTTCCATTATGAGGAAAGAGTGAGAAGGTTGAAGAAGGGATTAGAAACTTGAAAAAACAGAGGAGAAGTGAAAGCAGAGAGACGatagaaaaaaaacaaaagaaagaaagggtTGGGAAAATGCCAAAAATGTAGCAGGTTAGCGAACAAAAGAAAGGAAGGGAAGGCAAAGAAAAATGGCTATCAAAGCATAATGTGACactgacacaagaacaccaccaCTGCTTCTTCTGCTTCTCCTTCTCCCACCCCTTTACATcattctttttctctatttttatttgcttatttatttatttattttcgtaaCATTTGTTTAAATAAGGTAAttcctaatttttatttttatttgcttaaTATTTGATGTTGGGTTTCTAGGAAAACCAAAATGAAATAGGAGGCCCCCTTCCCTTGCGTTATTTTATGAACATGCACTATATCTCTTTatttatcctatcttatctttttgtccCTTGTACATGTATTAAGCTTTTGTTTCATGTGAATGATTTCTACAAAAGAATTCTTTTTTATTGTTCTTCTAACTTCTAAGTAAAAGATTCTTCAGTGAAAAATTTGAGTAACTTGGGTCCTTTTGTTTAATAAGTTGGATGAACATTCTAGTATTTTTCCAATTTGCCTTGAGAAAACACGTACCAAAGTAAAGTCCTTGCATGGAAATACTGGCTAATAATCTTTAAcccatttttatattattgaaaaACTTTTAAGTGTATCGgtacattaatatatatatatatatatatatatatatatatatatatatatatataatgtatttaATTAAGATGAAcgattaaaatttactaaaatatcaaTGTGCTGATATACTTAAAACCggttatttttttggatatgagAAGCATGTGTGTGTTGTGTATTATTGTAGAAAATATGGGTGCTAGACATATATGTGGGAACAGCTTTTTCTGAAACAGGATGAAGAAATCGAACCATTCGATTtctgtgtaaaaaaaattaaacttactaATCGGACAGTCCGATTAGTGGAGAAgaggaaatttaaattttgataaaggTAATTTATATACTcaaaaatcggacggtccaattttTGCTCTAATATCACAATTGCATAAAGCACCTGTACACTCTATATCTACGTTCTATACCATTCTCTCTCCCACATCTAAATTAAAAAAGTGCTTAAAACCTTTTCTATATTATTAGCATGATTATGGGGTTGTTTTATATGTGAAGATGTGATataacaaatgaagaaaagaagcgTTTTTCTTTTGTCTAGGAGGTGGCAAAAGGCTAAAGAGAAGCAAGAAAATAATATAGGACAAGGTAAAAAGCGCCAAAGCTAGCTGTGTTATGTTATGGGGAAAGCGTAAGATGCAGATTAATGAGGCCTACGCTACATCACCATTGAGCAGGACAAAAAGGGTGCCTTAAATGCTTCCAATTTGGACCAAAAAACACTTGAATTTTTCACCAAACCTCGGTCAATTTAGTCCCCATTAGAGAAACAAAGGACTACCCTCATCTTGATATGCTCTATAGAGCAATTTCCCAGTTTAGACGCAGGTGGCTGCACCAAAATCTAAGACCTCAAAACATCCATTCTCAACTTGGTCAAAACATGACCAACTTCAGCAAATGCTTTCTCTTCCttctatcatcatcatcaccatcatcgcCTTGTCATGTACTTTTTCACCAACGAATTCCATTCATCAAAAGCATAGCCAGCCTCTTTAGTCTCTAGTAGTCTCTAGTCTCTAGGCTTAGGCTATTTCTTAATTAATGGCTTGAATTTCTTAAGAAACACTTTAACCACATTTTGGGTAAGAGTCAATAGTCAATACTATCTATACTTTGTTAAACTGGTTTTATTTGAGTGACAATTCAATACTTATTTTCTCTTGAAAGAATTCTATTATTGAGGTTGTGACTTGTGATTGCTGGATTTTATGGGTCCACAAAATCTCACATGCCAATCAAAACATTATTCCAAAGTAGTTCAAGTACAGGTCAGAAATGGCTACAGAGATTTTACTTG is a window from the Arachis hypogaea cultivar Tifrunner chromosome 1, arahy.Tifrunner.gnm2.J5K5, whole genome shotgun sequence genome containing:
- the LOC112704023 gene encoding probable protein phosphatase 2C 40 isoform X1, translated to MNVYGKLETIVDVLCTIHSQYHSDSPLTHSLTHTPTLPILFPPLLLLLCDLLTHTPTPTLSSLSIYTLLYFLSFLILLFFTLRESPSTTRNMLSPEGEIKISFGYQCNNIERGGIPCEVANRHNILPEVRRTSSFSCLSGAALSANATLANTNLCNGKIGGEILPSWDSPNSFRKVPSSPSLSKLERLSSSLPSSLSYLSCSPSTSSDILEYDSCTFKSMSDPTRTEGFLNATELQVAGGAAGEDRVQAVCSEENGWLFCAIYDGFNGRDAADFLAGTLYDTIISHLNKLFWEFEPVSMVESENLISLGGSPQYNLEQNHSLICEADRSLSHRVLDSLQCALTQAENDFLYMVEQEMEDRPDLVSIGSCVLVVLLHGNDLYTLNLGDSRAVLATCSRGDGMLKAIQLTDSHTVDNEAERATLVANHLDDPKVVVAGKVKGKLKVTRAFGVGYLKKRNLNDALMGILRVRDLTSPPYISTQPSLNVHKISNSDQFVVVGSDGLFDFFSNVEAVKLVESYILSNPLGDPAKFLIEELVARAAHSAGLTMEELMNIPAGRRRKYHDDVTVMVIMLGMNQRTSKASTCI
- the LOC112704061 gene encoding uncharacterized protein; translated protein: MEAKTPRAASEPLKYQTWFLKVSIHCEGCRRKVKKVLRNIDGVFTTTIDPQQQKVTVTGSVGVETLIRKLIKAGKHAEIWPENGAGKDGKPKKRNEQQRDAESVENHHRSPANAEANSVSAKNRGIENADNSSNNKKKTSESKTGGKKSPEKSSGGGASPPEQEQKGKGGGGGGEGEGEGEGDSVKKNKKKKKKVQSSGIEKNGSSSASSSGAGAHSGSGEGVGQMNLSPTRQQEWAYAYPESESYYYPGAGPLVYLATYNRFCPMAMHGKMGGGPSYYVSPLPYISAGLDHDPYHFQSPPLVPFEIFSDDNANACSLM
- the LOC112704023 gene encoding probable protein phosphatase 2C 40 isoform X2, producing the protein MLSPEGEIKISFGYQCNNIERGGIPCEVANRHNILPEVRRTSSFSCLSGAALSANATLANTNLCNGKIGGEILPSWDSPNSFRKVPSSPSLSKLERLSSSLPSSLSYLSCSPSTSSDILEYDSCTFKSMSDPTRTEGFLNATELQVAGGAAGEDRVQAVCSEENGWLFCAIYDGFNGRDAADFLAGTLYDTIISHLNKLFWEFEPVSMVESENLISLGGSPQYNLEQNHSLICEADRSLSHRVLDSLQCALTQAENDFLYMVEQEMEDRPDLVSIGSCVLVVLLHGNDLYTLNLGDSRAVLATCSRGDGMLKAIQLTDSHTVDNEAERATLVANHLDDPKVVVAGKVKGKLKVTRAFGVGYLKKRNLNDALMGILRVRDLTSPPYISTQPSLNVHKISNSDQFVVVGSDGLFDFFSNVEAVKLVESYILSNPLGDPAKFLIEELVARAAHSAGLTMEELMNIPAGRRRKYHDDVTVMVIMLGMNQRTSKASTCI